A genomic segment from bacterium encodes:
- the wecB gene encoding UDP-N-acetylglucosamine 2-epimerase (non-hydrolyzing) has product MNKQNVLVVVGTRPNFVKSAPLVRELKKYSKEFNTLLLHTGQHYDENLSQWLFNDLKMSPPDISLGVGSGSQAQQTAKIMMGLEESILSFKSDLVVVFGDVNSTLAAAVVTSKIGVRLAHVESGLRSFDRTMPEEVNRVVTDHLSDLLFVTEESGLHNLQKEGISLDKVFFSGNIMIDSLIASRVVVAKSDVLSRLGLTAQGYALVTLHRPSNVDSKDSLTAAMEILTEIGKRIPVVFPCHPRTKNNLERFGLGTAIQECNLIVTEPLGYIDFCRLTSDSKFVMTDSGGIQEETTFLKIPCITMRENTERPITVTVGTNVMTGVDADKIRTTVDDILGGRQKQSSIPALWDGHTAERIVEIIKKC; this is encoded by the coding sequence ATGAATAAGCAAAATGTCCTCGTTGTTGTCGGAACAAGGCCAAACTTCGTGAAATCAGCGCCGTTGGTGCGAGAGTTGAAGAAGTATAGCAAAGAGTTTAACACGCTGTTGCTTCATACCGGGCAACACTACGATGAGAATCTGTCGCAATGGCTATTCAATGACTTGAAAATGTCGCCACCGGATATCAGTCTCGGTGTAGGCTCAGGTTCTCAGGCACAGCAAACAGCCAAGATCATGATGGGTTTAGAAGAATCTATTTTGAGCTTCAAATCTGATCTAGTGGTCGTGTTTGGAGACGTCAACTCGACTCTGGCAGCCGCTGTGGTTACGTCTAAAATTGGTGTTAGATTGGCGCACGTGGAATCAGGATTACGCAGTTTCGACCGAACAATGCCGGAAGAAGTCAACCGTGTAGTTACCGACCATTTATCCGACCTGTTGTTCGTGACAGAAGAGTCAGGCTTGCACAATCTCCAGAAAGAGGGCATTTCGCTGGACAAAGTGTTCTTTTCGGGAAATATCATGATCGACTCGCTTATTGCCAGCCGTGTTGTTGTTGCGAAATCCGATGTATTGTCGCGGCTGGGACTAACGGCTCAAGGATACGCTCTTGTGACACTGCACCGTCCGTCGAATGTCGATTCCAAGGATTCGTTGACGGCTGCAATGGAAATTCTCACGGAGATTGGCAAGAGAATCCCCGTAGTCTTTCCGTGCCATCCGCGCACCAAGAATAACCTCGAGAGATTCGGCCTTGGGACCGCAATACAAGAGTGCAATCTGATCGTCACTGAACCGCTCGGATACATTGACTTCTGCCGGCTCACCAGTGATTCAAAATTCGTGATGACGGATTCCGGCGGCATTCAGGAAGAGACGACCTTCCTAAAAATCCCCTGCATCACCATGCGCGAAAATACAGAACGGCCAATTACTGTTACTGTCGGAACCAATGTGATGACAGGTGTTGACGCGGACAAGATACGCACAACCGTCGACGACATTCTCGGCGGTCGTCAGAAGCAGAGTAGCATCCCAGCGTTGTGGGATGGTCATACGGCAGAACGAATCGTCGAGATAATAAAGAAATGCTAA
- a CDS encoding DUF1624 domain-containing protein yields the protein MTTGRLRSIDAVRGIAMVLVIAAHSFLVCNPQKFSEFFLSGLWLLTQSASIAFMFVSGMIMTYLMLTGDQSPRSTWRFFRRGLFLIVVIHPVLRLVTFAFSNTNQDFFHNMLFDHPITDTIGFCLIVAPLIVRIFKPSYRLILIILMLLGAFGTKLWWHPESGLAMVLKVVLFGTDPDSETTLAVGWPVIPWLAIFLCGSFVGETYTAMRKNQIVANDAFLRFRKGALLLLSVGIALAMIYFTLKRLNPFVWNPATFLSLYPSRTGTLLPFYLGLILVVIAFLVKYVDCKGKYNIALWALSIFGRNSLFTFVTQFVVVWTIPALLGLKGTLGHVGYAALLAIGLLLIWTSAYVYGRLRNRITANDYQTLLGHTCVP from the coding sequence ATGACGACCGGGCGATTGCGTTCGATAGACGCTGTTCGCGGAATTGCTATGGTGCTCGTGATCGCTGCACACTCATTCCTTGTGTGCAACCCGCAGAAGTTTAGCGAGTTCTTCTTATCAGGACTGTGGCTTCTGACCCAATCAGCATCAATAGCATTTATGTTCGTTTCCGGCATGATCATGACATATCTCATGTTGACAGGGGATCAGTCGCCACGTTCGACTTGGCGATTCTTCCGGCGCGGCCTATTTCTCATTGTGGTCATTCATCCAGTGCTGCGGTTGGTTACTTTCGCGTTCTCCAACACGAATCAGGACTTTTTTCATAACATGCTTTTCGATCATCCCATAACCGATACTATTGGATTTTGCTTGATCGTCGCTCCCCTTATTGTCAGGATCTTCAAGCCATCGTATCGTCTAATACTTATCATCTTGATGTTGCTTGGTGCGTTTGGAACGAAGCTATGGTGGCATCCGGAATCAGGACTTGCGATGGTCCTAAAAGTTGTGTTGTTTGGTACTGATCCCGATTCAGAAACGACGTTGGCGGTGGGATGGCCAGTAATTCCTTGGTTGGCAATTTTCTTGTGTGGTTCATTTGTTGGTGAAACATATACAGCGATGCGAAAGAATCAGATTGTCGCAAACGACGCGTTTCTTCGATTTCGAAAAGGAGCGCTTTTGCTATTGTCGGTTGGAATTGCTTTGGCGATGATTTACTTTACACTCAAGAGACTCAATCCGTTCGTATGGAATCCGGCAACATTCCTGTCTCTTTATCCTTCTCGTACAGGAACTTTGTTACCATTCTACCTAGGTCTAATCCTAGTGGTAATAGCATTTCTCGTCAAGTATGTGGATTGTAAAGGGAAGTACAATATTGCTCTGTGGGCACTGTCTATTTTTGGGCGAAACTCGCTCTTCACTTTTGTAACTCAATTTGTGGTAGTGTGGACGATACCAGCATTACTCGGATTGAAAGGCACACTGGGCCACGTCGGTTACGCGGCCTTGCTCGCTATCGGATTACTATTGATCTGGACATCAGCATATGTGTATGGACGGCTTCGGAATAGGATCACCGCAAATGATTACCAAACCCTCCTCGGGCACACATGCGTCCCGTAG
- a CDS encoding glycosyltransferase family 2 protein: MKTSAISVIIPTYNRASLISRAINSVLVQLEPDDELIVVNDGSTDNTDEVVGRFGSKLRYVKTSNAGAGAARNRGIREATRPLVAFLDSDDEWMPDHLLLLRNVIIARTDLLFCFSNFTTRFNDGNVRRFALETQSERELDWHEIMGSARPISSFMTLPAGVVDCLCYEGTNLYRSQCCTSYVSVDTIIVRRSEAGENLKFAEDTTTAEEWECGARLARAGKGAYLHCESTMVHHHSGTQLTDLDLFDLATARLKIMERVWGIDQEFLQQHGDFYRARVREERLIRAERFLLRGKAHDARLELSKIENAPQIYMFMSKFPGWITKFLLDSRRAIKSVFK; this comes from the coding sequence ATGAAAACCTCCGCTATCTCCGTTATTATACCGACTTACAATCGCGCATCGCTGATCTCGAGAGCAATCAATTCAGTACTCGTGCAACTTGAACCGGACGATGAGTTAATTGTAGTAAATGATGGCTCAACCGACAACACCGACGAAGTAGTGGGTCGGTTCGGTTCGAAATTGAGGTATGTTAAGACCTCCAACGCCGGCGCTGGCGCCGCTCGAAATCGCGGCATTCGCGAAGCCACAAGGCCACTAGTTGCCTTTCTCGATTCTGATGATGAATGGATGCCTGATCATCTGTTGTTGCTCCGAAACGTAATCATTGCGCGGACTGACTTGTTGTTTTGCTTCAGCAATTTCACGACGCGCTTCAATGACGGCAACGTGAGGCGCTTTGCCTTAGAAACACAGTCGGAGCGTGAGTTGGATTGGCATGAAATTATGGGTTCAGCGAGACCAATTTCTTCTTTCATGACGCTTCCCGCCGGGGTTGTTGATTGCTTGTGTTACGAAGGGACGAACCTTTATCGCTCGCAGTGTTGTACATCTTATGTGTCTGTAGACACAATTATTGTCAGGCGCTCCGAAGCTGGAGAGAATCTTAAATTTGCTGAAGATACGACAACGGCGGAAGAATGGGAGTGCGGTGCGCGATTGGCACGTGCAGGCAAAGGCGCATACCTTCATTGCGAGTCGACCATGGTGCATCATCATAGCGGCACTCAGCTTACAGACTTGGATCTCTTCGATCTTGCTACCGCTCGGCTAAAGATAATGGAACGAGTTTGGGGAATCGATCAGGAGTTCTTGCAGCAACACGGCGATTTTTACAGAGCGCGTGTTAGAGAGGAACGACTGATTCGCGCTGAACGATTCCTTTTGAGGGGCAAAGCGCACGATGCAAGGCTCGAATTGTCCAAAATCGAAAATGCTCCCCAGATTTATATGTTCATGTCCAAATTTCCGGGTTGGATCACGAAGTTTCTCCTCGATTCACGACGCGCCATTAAGTCGGTCTTCAAGTAA
- a CDS encoding glycosyltransferase family 2 protein: protein MNDFAISTIIPTFNRAHLITRAINSVLSQMEPDDELIIIDDGSTDNTQDIVAKYGDRVKYIKTKNGGCGAARNRGVQEATRPLITFLDSDDEWMPEHNLLLRSVMRARPELLFCFTNFCTRFKDGTVRRFSLETQDNRELDWDEIVGPSKKLSSFMTLPKGLQDYTCHETDNLYKSLCGTSYLSADTLIVRKEAAGQALWFADDTKVAEELECGARLAAAGKGLYIHYESTLVHHHTGEQLVDNSGFDMAASRIVVLQRIWGADDNFLRHHRSYYEQRLRADRMIRVGGFLVQGKTKEARQEIKFTQNVPHSYKLLSKLPGNVTKGLLNFRRAIKSILKGIAVLGIAAHSDFSFPGSDPALVSDVVAQYAQTALLGLF from the coding sequence ATGAATGACTTTGCCATCTCAACCATCATACCAACGTTTAATCGCGCCCATTTGATCACTAGAGCTATCAACTCAGTACTTTCGCAGATGGAACCAGATGACGAGTTGATCATAATTGACGACGGATCGACGGACAACACTCAGGACATCGTTGCTAAGTATGGCGACCGGGTTAAGTATATCAAAACAAAAAACGGCGGGTGCGGTGCCGCGCGAAATCGCGGCGTACAGGAAGCGACCCGACCTCTGATTACGTTCTTGGATTCCGATGATGAATGGATGCCCGAACACAATCTACTGCTCCGCTCAGTGATGAGAGCGCGACCGGAACTGCTGTTTTGCTTCACTAATTTTTGCACTCGATTCAAAGACGGAACTGTGCGCCGGTTTTCACTTGAGACGCAAGACAATCGGGAATTGGACTGGGACGAGATCGTTGGCCCTTCGAAGAAGTTGTCTTCGTTCATGACACTACCGAAAGGACTACAGGATTACACCTGCCATGAAACGGACAATCTCTACAAGTCGCTGTGTGGTACAAGCTATCTATCTGCCGACACTTTGATTGTACGCAAGGAAGCGGCAGGCCAAGCGCTTTGGTTTGCCGACGATACCAAGGTAGCCGAGGAGTTGGAGTGTGGCGCCCGATTGGCCGCTGCAGGCAAGGGACTGTACATTCATTACGAAAGTACACTCGTCCACCACCATACTGGTGAGCAGCTGGTCGACAATAGCGGGTTCGATATGGCGGCTTCACGGATTGTCGTTCTACAGCGAATCTGGGGAGCCGACGACAACTTTTTGCGTCACCACCGATCCTATTATGAGCAGCGACTAAGGGCTGACAGAATGATCAGGGTGGGCGGGTTTCTCGTGCAGGGAAAAACGAAAGAGGCAAGACAGGAAATCAAGTTTACCCAAAATGTACCCCATAGTTACAAGCTGCTCTCGAAGCTTCCCGGAAATGTCACTAAGGGTCTTCTGAATTTTCGGCGGGCAATCAAATCTATTTTGAAAGGCATCGCCGTTCTTGGCATTGCCGCCCACTCGGATTTCAGCTTTCCCGGTTCTGATCCTGCGCTTGTATCGGACGTCGTAGCGCAATATGCCCAAACGGCTTTATTGGGGCTGTTTTAG
- a CDS encoding polysaccharide deacetylase family protein, whose translation MSARHTELLKKLLYYSGYTSLHEFISAPSENRLLILMYHDVVTESEQLAHWYSSDTPNTSQLEALIVAMKRHYRVITVEDAVLEILNTGKIQTKSVALTFDDGYVGTHSLLYPLLRKHDIPATIYLPTNWIDGKVSPWWLLLNQYVDECSIDSHRIAGVEKIIAGFKVNVTWLAKQPNKFKAVLRDQLGGILMKMEDKVRDQVMHDLRATLIGDSPLLQREQLVLNWTQIKEMAAYGIRFGAHSCSHRNLSFLDLEAADMEIRESKRVIQQRLGVEAVGFAYPYGYDVNGYRRLRPLFEKHDYLYACTSWWGHVDAGCDRYLLARTCLAQTNSTAVFARVLGLEYCTKQWPRPFGLEEWPLHTKSSD comes from the coding sequence TTGAGCGCGCGACACACAGAATTGCTTAAGAAGCTGTTGTATTATAGCGGCTATACGTCGTTGCACGAGTTTATCAGTGCTCCGAGCGAAAACCGATTACTAATTCTGATGTACCACGATGTCGTGACAGAGAGCGAACAACTGGCACACTGGTACAGCTCTGATACTCCTAATACTTCACAGCTTGAGGCATTAATCGTCGCGATGAAGCGGCACTACCGGGTGATAACTGTAGAGGACGCTGTATTGGAGATTCTGAACACAGGAAAGATCCAAACCAAAAGTGTCGCTCTCACTTTCGATGACGGCTACGTCGGTACCCACAGCCTCCTGTATCCGCTACTGAGGAAACACGATATCCCTGCGACTATCTATCTGCCAACGAATTGGATCGATGGCAAAGTAAGTCCATGGTGGCTATTGCTAAACCAGTATGTGGACGAGTGCTCAATAGACTCTCACAGAATTGCTGGCGTGGAGAAGATAATTGCAGGCTTCAAAGTAAACGTCACATGGTTGGCGAAGCAGCCAAATAAATTCAAAGCAGTACTTCGCGACCAGCTTGGTGGCATCCTTATGAAGATGGAAGACAAAGTCAGAGATCAAGTGATGCATGACCTGCGCGCAACTCTGATTGGGGACAGTCCATTGTTGCAAAGGGAACAACTCGTTTTAAATTGGACGCAGATAAAAGAAATGGCTGCTTATGGCATTAGGTTTGGAGCGCACTCGTGTTCGCACAGAAATCTCTCATTTCTGGACTTGGAGGCTGCCGACATGGAAATTAGAGAATCAAAAAGAGTTATACAACAACGACTCGGCGTAGAAGCAGTAGGTTTCGCATATCCTTACGGTTACGATGTGAATGGATACCGACGACTTCGACCACTCTTTGAAAAGCACGACTACCTGTACGCTTGTACGAGCTGGTGGGGCCATGTTGACGCTGGGTGCGACCGTTATCTCCTTGCTCGTACCTGCCTTGCCCAAACAAACTCAACTGCGGTCTTCGCGAGGGTCTTGGGGCTAGAATATTGCACGAAACAATGGCCCCGCCCCTTTGGTCTTGAAGAATGGCCGCTTCATACGAAATCCAGCGATTAG
- a CDS encoding GNAT family N-acetyltransferase, which produces MLRVEDLRTIEELNSVSGQWDRLLEQSLTPCHAMSWDWISNWLHVYLQNRAILCLAVYDDDRLVGLAPFWVEKKRSFLLFGVRILKLIGSEEVCGDHTDLIVHRKNSVAICGAIWERLFGELGGEWDIWEYNSIPSNSKVLQAFRKKSETDKRCLELALWGYIICPYIELPSTWEEYLASLSVNQRRAFKVSSESMSQAGEVQLRLCENSQDLASFMQTHIELHRKSWIDRGHQGAFETKTFREFHMKYALSLLSTGQLFLCNLELNGTPVASLYGFVYGRVLYYYLLGVDRSAVPKASIGRVLMGRCIEEAIRRGYSRFDFLRGFEEYKYDWTDLEQRELLSSFYNRSIGAVAFILRQFISKFGRQVINVILGDKTATVKRMLGGKTRKQVTA; this is translated from the coding sequence ATGCTTAGAGTAGAAGATCTTCGCACAATCGAGGAATTGAATTCCGTTTCCGGCCAATGGGATCGGCTACTGGAGCAAAGTCTCACGCCCTGTCATGCAATGAGCTGGGACTGGATTTCAAATTGGCTGCACGTCTACTTACAGAACCGGGCGATTCTCTGTCTTGCGGTCTATGACGACGACCGTTTGGTTGGTCTTGCACCGTTCTGGGTTGAGAAGAAACGTAGCTTTCTCCTCTTTGGGGTCCGGATTCTCAAGTTGATCGGTTCTGAGGAGGTGTGCGGTGACCACACCGATTTGATCGTGCATCGGAAAAACTCCGTAGCAATCTGCGGCGCCATTTGGGAACGTCTATTTGGCGAGCTAGGCGGGGAGTGGGACATCTGGGAGTACAACAGCATACCGTCCAACTCGAAAGTGCTTCAGGCATTTCGCAAGAAGTCTGAAACCGACAAACGCTGCCTTGAGCTTGCTCTCTGGGGTTACATCATCTGTCCATACATCGAATTGCCATCAACTTGGGAAGAGTACCTCGCCTCACTGAGCGTCAATCAAAGACGAGCATTTAAGGTATCTTCCGAATCGATGTCGCAGGCCGGTGAAGTCCAACTTCGACTTTGTGAGAATTCTCAAGACCTTGCTTCATTTATGCAAACGCATATCGAATTGCATAGAAAATCGTGGATCGACCGCGGTCATCAAGGTGCATTTGAAACCAAAACGTTTCGCGAGTTTCACATGAAGTATGCGCTTAGTTTGTTATCAACCGGCCAATTATTTCTCTGCAACTTGGAACTCAACGGGACACCGGTGGCGAGCCTGTATGGATTTGTTTACGGAAGGGTGCTCTACTATTACTTGCTGGGAGTTGATCGTTCGGCAGTGCCAAAGGCCAGTATTGGACGCGTGCTGATGGGAAGATGTATTGAAGAGGCAATCAGAAGGGGCTATAGTCGTTTTGATTTTCTGCGGGGATTCGAGGAGTACAAGTACGATTGGACCGACTTGGAGCAAAGAGAATTATTGTCGTCTTTTTACAACCGTTCAATCGGCGCAGTTGCTTTCATTCTTCGGCAGTTCATTTCTAAATTCGGCCGCCAAGTAATCAATGTCATTTTGGGGGATAAGACCGCTACCGTCAAAAGAATGCTCGGTGGGAAAACTAGAAAGCAGGTAACAGCTTGA
- a CDS encoding phenylacetate--CoA ligase family protein has protein sequence MSSGILQSLYESSPPLVQHLGVSLYGLKVYWREYGPKFDRLLNEFEGHLKWSQAELVAYQEEQLQKLVSHCYTNVPFYSDLFRNLHLTPADIRNLSDLAKLPRLTRKMVMEKGAELIAQNVSKSDRIVGHTSGTTGSPLRLVWDRHVCLLKTVVDWRQKRLAGINPGDKIAFFLGRQVAPLGQSKPPFWRHNWVMNHLFCSSFHLSPGNMRFYFEKLAKFGPLALEGYPSTMSVLAGYLNQRNETFPLKAVFTSSETLQPSQRAAIEKAFACRVFDFYGMAERVVFATECEQHMGKHINSDFGLVEISDGKGGASPANTLGRIVATGLHNFSMPLIRYETSDVTSLETEPCRCGRSMPVMSGVTTKDEDIVVTPDGRYVSSSILNAVTHHLINVAESQIVQEERHRVVMRVVPRAAYTEADSEFIQTELQKVLGARVEVTVDIVESIERTANGKFRWVISKVPLEF, from the coding sequence TTGTCTTCAGGTATCTTACAATCTCTATACGAATCATCGCCACCGTTGGTGCAGCACCTCGGAGTATCGCTGTACGGACTCAAGGTTTATTGGCGAGAATACGGACCCAAGTTTGATCGACTCCTCAATGAATTCGAAGGACATCTAAAGTGGTCTCAGGCAGAATTGGTGGCCTACCAAGAAGAGCAATTGCAGAAACTAGTTTCGCATTGCTATACAAACGTACCGTTTTACAGTGATCTATTTAGGAATCTGCATCTGACGCCCGCCGACATACGTAATCTTTCTGATTTGGCAAAGTTACCGCGCTTGACAAGAAAAATGGTGATGGAGAAGGGTGCAGAACTCATCGCACAGAATGTGTCAAAGTCTGACCGCATCGTCGGACACACTTCAGGAACGACGGGATCGCCGCTTCGTCTCGTGTGGGACCGACACGTCTGCCTGCTAAAGACTGTCGTTGATTGGCGACAGAAGCGTCTCGCCGGTATTAACCCCGGCGACAAAATTGCTTTTTTCCTTGGACGCCAAGTCGCCCCATTGGGTCAATCAAAGCCACCTTTTTGGAGACATAACTGGGTGATGAATCACCTCTTTTGCTCGTCTTTTCATTTGTCGCCCGGCAACATGAGATTCTACTTTGAGAAGCTTGCCAAATTCGGTCCGCTGGCCCTGGAAGGATACCCGTCGACAATGTCAGTACTGGCAGGCTACCTCAATCAACGCAACGAGACATTTCCACTCAAGGCAGTATTCACTTCGTCGGAGACTCTCCAGCCTTCTCAACGTGCGGCCATTGAAAAGGCCTTTGCGTGTCGAGTATTCGATTTCTATGGAATGGCAGAGCGAGTTGTATTTGCAACAGAGTGCGAACAACACATGGGCAAGCACATCAACAGTGATTTTGGTCTTGTAGAGATTTCCGACGGAAAGGGCGGCGCATCGCCTGCTAACACCTTGGGGAGAATAGTTGCGACCGGACTGCACAATTTCTCGATGCCGTTGATTCGGTACGAAACAAGCGATGTAACTTCGCTGGAAACTGAACCTTGCCGCTGTGGCCGGTCAATGCCGGTAATGAGCGGTGTCACGACAAAAGATGAAGATATTGTTGTCACACCAGACGGGCGTTATGTATCTTCGTCTATCCTCAATGCTGTGACTCATCACCTAATAAATGTTGCCGAGTCGCAGATTGTTCAAGAAGAGCGCCACCGCGTGGTGATGCGGGTAGTGCCGCGTGCGGCATATACGGAGGCAGACAGCGAGTTCATTCAAACGGAGCTGCAAAAGGTTTTGGGAGCTCGTGTCGAAGTTACTGTCGATATTGTTGAATCGATTGAGCGAACCGCCAATGGGAAATTTCGCTGGGTGATATCAAAAGTGCCGCTAGAGTTCTAA
- a CDS encoding CapA family protein, with the protein MTHGNSGLTISAVGDIMLGDLPACSGFGVGSMIAKYGPDFPFAKCKGVFTGSDIAIGNLEVVLSRFNPKTDPFAKTHLRAQPEAIEGLVSAGINCVTLANNHIMQHGMAAVLETADHLISKGIAFTGIEYPDRDMRNLRILEKNGFRVGMLGYNFRPEQYTVSPRIDVAGSEQRICNDIESVRSQVDIIVLSLHWGEEFINRPSGEQVRLGRKFIDSGAHIILGHHPHILQGVERYRGRVIAYSLGDFVFDLWDEPLRKSMILRMQVRNVNDVIYDIIPAVINRDWQPVLAEGDDAIRLKKEIEQLATLIDPDANQSEWEQEVARELHRFRQGVYSHYLKNLHRFGIRRLWAIAQGIVSNRITRKEPPSS; encoded by the coding sequence TTGACGCACGGTAATTCAGGGCTCACGATCTCTGCCGTTGGCGACATTATGCTGGGAGATCTGCCAGCTTGCTCTGGGTTTGGAGTCGGCAGCATGATCGCCAAATACGGACCGGACTTTCCGTTTGCGAAGTGCAAAGGCGTGTTCACTGGATCGGACATCGCAATTGGCAACCTTGAAGTCGTGTTATCACGTTTCAATCCCAAAACCGACCCATTTGCGAAGACCCATCTCCGTGCCCAGCCGGAAGCTATTGAAGGACTTGTCAGTGCTGGGATCAATTGTGTCACTCTCGCGAACAACCACATTATGCAGCACGGAATGGCCGCAGTGCTCGAAACTGCAGACCACCTTATCTCAAAGGGCATTGCATTTACGGGAATCGAGTATCCCGATCGCGACATGCGAAATCTCAGAATCCTCGAGAAGAATGGATTCAGGGTGGGAATGTTGGGTTACAATTTCAGGCCGGAACAATACACTGTCTCACCCAGAATCGACGTTGCAGGCAGCGAACAACGAATCTGCAATGACATAGAGTCAGTTCGCAGCCAGGTTGATATAATTGTGCTGTCCTTGCATTGGGGGGAGGAGTTCATCAATCGACCGTCGGGCGAACAGGTCCGCCTTGGGCGCAAGTTCATTGATTCAGGCGCGCATATAATTCTCGGTCATCATCCGCACATTCTGCAGGGTGTCGAGAGATATCGAGGTCGAGTAATCGCCTACAGCCTCGGGGACTTCGTTTTCGACCTGTGGGACGAACCTCTGCGAAAGTCGATGATTTTGCGAATGCAGGTGAGGAATGTCAACGATGTTATCTATGATATTATTCCGGCGGTCATCAATCGAGACTGGCAGCCGGTCTTGGCCGAGGGCGATGATGCTATTAGGCTCAAGAAGGAAATTGAGCAATTGGCGACACTAATTGATCCCGATGCCAACCAATCAGAGTGGGAACAGGAAGTGGCAAGGGAGCTGCACCGTTTTCGTCAAGGGGTATACAGCCACTATCTGAAAAATCTCCACCGATTCGGAATTCGCCGGCTCTGGGCAATAGCGCAAGGTATTGTCTCGAACCGAATCACGAGAAAGGAGCCTCCTTCAAGTTGA
- a CDS encoding glycosyltransferase, whose product MRVLFVSHFIPHPPTGGASLRNFNIVKELSRNNSVHLVTFTQRDRHPTRERIEKSREVLKEFCEEITIIDVPSDGSSLRWYSLLGLNMFSREPYSAWRFWSAMMAQAIEDQIARHTFDIVHVDTIALAGYLKNLNGLPAVLNHHNVESTLLLRRAATEKNPATRAYIGLQGRKLRRAEQRALSAFDGNISVSDLDGQELSELNPKATICVVPNGTDTEFFKPIDGVDEDLSLVFAGSMAWYPNGDAMILFGEKIWPLIKRELPDIQMNLIGSRAPAEVVKLGQVDSQFKVLGFVDDVRPTIARAAVYVVPIRVGGGTRLKILDAMAMGKAIVSHPIGAEGLDVTDGKDIVIAEEPELFAKRVVELVRDVKSRQLISAQARKSVVEKYSWSTIIPKMEQFYQEIAKRKREKSNKNNA is encoded by the coding sequence ATGCGCGTACTATTTGTCTCTCATTTCATCCCTCACCCTCCAACCGGTGGGGCATCTCTGCGAAACTTCAACATCGTAAAGGAACTCTCGCGCAATAACAGTGTCCACCTTGTAACCTTCACTCAGCGAGATCGCCATCCTACGCGCGAAAGAATCGAGAAGAGCCGGGAAGTGCTGAAAGAATTCTGCGAGGAAATCACGATCATTGATGTTCCAAGTGACGGTAGCTCACTTCGCTGGTACTCGCTTCTCGGACTAAACATGTTCTCACGCGAACCATACTCTGCATGGCGATTCTGGTCTGCGATGATGGCGCAGGCGATTGAAGACCAAATTGCCAGACACACGTTTGATATTGTCCATGTCGACACGATTGCGCTGGCAGGTTATCTCAAGAATCTTAACGGACTACCCGCAGTGCTCAATCATCATAACGTCGAATCGACGCTTCTGCTCCGTCGCGCCGCAACGGAAAAGAATCCTGCGACAAGAGCCTATATCGGACTGCAGGGACGAAAACTGCGAAGGGCTGAACAACGCGCACTCAGCGCATTTGATGGAAATATCAGCGTCTCAGATCTTGACGGCCAGGAGTTGTCGGAACTGAATCCGAAAGCAACGATCTGCGTCGTCCCCAATGGTACTGATACAGAGTTCTTCAAACCCATTGACGGAGTCGACGAGGACCTGAGCCTCGTTTTTGCGGGTTCAATGGCGTGGTATCCTAACGGCGATGCAATGATACTCTTTGGCGAGAAGATTTGGCCCTTGATTAAGCGGGAACTACCCGATATCCAGATGAACTTGATCGGTTCGAGGGCTCCGGCGGAAGTCGTCAAACTTGGTCAAGTTGATAGCCAATTCAAAGTCCTTGGATTCGTCGACGATGTCCGTCCGACAATTGCACGTGCCGCAGTCTACGTCGTACCAATTCGAGTCGGTGGCGGAACCCGTCTGAAAATCTTGGACGCAATGGCTATGGGGAAGGCGATCGTCAGCCATCCGATTGGAGCCGAAGGTCTTGATGTTACAGACGGCAAGGACATAGTGATCGCTGAAGAGCCGGAGTTGTTCGCGAAACGAGTAGTGGAACTTGTGCGAGACGTAAAATCCCGGCAGTTAATTAGTGCGCAGGCAAGAAAGAGTGTGGTAGAGAAGTACTCTTGGTCGACAATAATCCCTAAGATGGAGCAGTTCTATCAGGAGATCGCCAAGCGCAAACGAGAGAAATCAAACAAGAATAACGCTTAG